A window of the Brassica napus cultivar Da-Ae chromosome C5, Da-Ae, whole genome shotgun sequence genome harbors these coding sequences:
- the LOC106409056 gene encoding wound-induced basic protein — translation MIYDVNSVLFKSFLSSKFSTDKRRGEDKPREQKPKASDNKPVMNE, via the exons ATGATTTACGATGTCAACTCCGTTCTCTTCAAATCCTTCCTGAGCTCGAAGTTCTCTACCGACAAAAG GAGAGGCGAGGACAAGCCAAGAGAACAGAAGCCCAAAGCCAGCGACAACAAGCCTGTGATGAATGAATAA
- the LOC106410811 gene encoding E3 ubiquitin-protein ligase RNF4, whose amino-acid sequence MSSRSERVVTRSSRRSQQVNNVNETQSEQPRAGQTPIVSGPPTIDVDAIEDDDDVVESTASAFDRAKRHKSGGSQRGGPLLVDVESGGTTRLSKNRTKRQSDQANVGLNNPRKSKTVAPPVEEPKFNCPICMCPFTEEVSTKCGHIFCKKCIKLAVSVQAKCPTCRKRVIAKDLIRVFLPTTR is encoded by the exons ATGAGTTCTCGGAGTGAGAGGGTAGTTACCAGAAGCTCAAGAAGGTCACAACAGGTGAACAATGTGAATGAGACACAAAGTGAGCAACCAAGAGCTGGACAAACTCCAATTGTGTCTGGTCCACCGACAATTGATGTTGATGCCattgaggatgatgatgatgttgttgAGTCAACTGCTTCTGCTTTTGATCGA GCTAAAAGACACAAGTCCGGAGGCTCACAGCGAGGAGGACCCTTACTAGTTGATGTAGAGTCAG GTGGTACCACTAGACTAAGCAAGAACCGCACAAAGCGTCAGTCTGATCAAGCTAATGTTGGGCTTAACAATCCg AGGAAGTCTAAGACCGTAGCTCCTCCTGTTGAGGAACCAAAGTTCAACTGCCCAATTTGCATGTGTCCATTCACCGAGGAGGTCTCAACAAAGTGTGGTCATATCTTCTGCAAAAAATGCATAAAGCTTGCGGTGTCAGTTCAAGCTAAATGCCCTACGTGTAGAAAAAGGGTCATTGCTAAAGACCTCATTCGAGTCTTCCTTCCAACCACCAGATGA
- the LOC106410818 gene encoding ankyrin repeat and SAM domain-containing protein 6-like — MYADRLESESGSRNTVKDRINGGSGDNSTRSRQVTGKRQRQDDKWEHDLFNKDKPQLSSRRVDSRDLRLKLQKRDDGSQSGRGGGSGVRDLREKLSGTMTVQPKNSDPLKSKVEAARPSMKSVATDTETEVTRKASGQATRKKSQQAGGSVDSFLESLGLEKYSTAFKVEEVDMDALMHMTDDDLKAMLIPMGPRKKILLALGSKR; from the exons ATGTATGCTGATAGATTGGAGTCTGAGTCTGGAAGCAGGAACACGGTAAAGGATCGAATCAACGGCGGCTCTGGCGATAACTCTACTCGCTCCCGACAAGTTACTGGGAAGAG GCAAAGGCAGGACGATAAATGGGAGCATGATCTTTTCAATAAGGACAAACCTCAACTCTCAA GTCGCAGAGTTGATTCTAGAGATCTTCGCCTGAAGCTCCAGAAGAGAGATGATGGCTCTCAAAGTGGGCGAGGAGGTGGTTCTGGCGTGCGGGATTTACGTGAGAAGCTCTCTGGGACGATGACTGTGCAACCGAAGAACAGTGACCCGCTGAAATCTAAAGTGGAGGCTGCTAGACCAAGCATGAAGAGTGTAGCGACTGATACTGAAACAGAGGTTACTAGAAAAGCTTCAGGTCAAGCTACCAGGAAGAAATCACAGCAG GCTGGTGGATCGGTTGATAGCTTTCTGGAATCATTGGGTCTCGAGAAGTATTCAACAGCTTTTAAAGTGGAAGAA GTTGATATGGATGCTCTCATGCATATGACAGATGATGACCTCAAGGCTATGCTTATACCAATG GGCCCAAGGAAGAAGATACTTCTTGCTTTGGGATCCAAACGCTGA
- the LOC106411536 gene encoding FHA domain-containing protein FHA2, producing the protein MASAVGGGSDVEVGFAKLQGEDFEYYMQSYSIMLGRNSKKSTVDVDLSSLGGGMNISRNHARIFYDFTRRRFSLEVLGKNGCFVEGVLHLPGNPNVKLDSQDLLQIGDKEFYFLLPVRSILGGPLGPRHHVSGGVVVPYQSYHSGGGSGSGKKSGRSREFYEDDEEEEEDDEEVVRGSGKKMRRDEYASTEKKREGRAKIDREADDQQVLLLEEKDVVSSVATVLSDLCGPGDWMPMEKLHSVILKKYGNIWHHSRVRRYLAQEDWAIPEANGKPWYGLLMLLRKYPEHFVINTRSKGRVTLEFVSLVSLLS; encoded by the exons ATGGCTTCCGCCGTAGGAGGAGGCAGCGACGTAGAGGTCGGATTCGCGAAGCTCCAAGGCGAGGATTTCGAGTACTACATGCAATCATACTCCATCATGCTCGGCCGCAACTCCAAGAAATCCACCGTCGACGTCGACCTGTCCTCCCTCGGCGGCGGGATGAACATCTCCCGCAACCACGCGCGGATCTTCTACGACTTCACGCGGCGCCGGTTCTCCCTCGAGGTCCTGGGGAAGAACGGGTGCTTCGTCGAAGGCGTCCTGCACCTCCCCGGGAACCCTAACGTGAAGCTAGACTCGCAGGATCTGTTGCAGATTGGGGATAAGGAGTTTTACTTTCTGTTGCCGGTTCGGAGTATCCTGGGCGGGCCGTTGGGGCCCAGGCATCATGTCTCTGGTGGAGTTGTTGTTCCGTACCAGAGTTATCATTCGGGTGGGGGGTCCGGGTCGGGTAAGAAGAGTGGGAGGAGTAGAGAGTTTTATGAggatgatgaggaggaggaggaggatgatgagGAGGTTGTTAGAGGGAGTGGGAAGAAGATGAGGAGAGATGAATATGCTTCCACTg agaagaagagagaggggAGAGCGAAGATAGATCGTGAAGCTGACGATCAGCAAGTTTTGCTTCTGGAGGAGAAGGATGTTGTGTCATCTGTTGCAACTGTGCTCTCTGATTTGTGTGGTCCTGGGGATTGGATGCCTATGGAAAAACTTCACTCCGTG ATATTGAAGAAGTATGGAAACATATGGCATCACAGTCGAGTAAGAAGGTACCTGGCGCAAGAAGACTGGGCAATCCCCGAAGCAAATGGTAAACCATGGTACGGGTTGTTGATGCTGCTGAGAAAATACCCGGAGCATTTCGTAATCAACACTAGATCCAAAGGAAGAGTTACGCTAGAATTTGTATCCCTCGTCTCCCTACTCTCATGA
- the LOC106410817 gene encoding GPI transamidase component PIG-S, translating into MEETSDHPNPTTDTPGTTPEPDLKTMRSSKPGLKRLLITTTVLFSFLSGLPFLWKSVEIYRSQLPFHDIDSLSDQVKSAPLRFPCTFHAVFVGFGSNDPDQLRSEIQDGVNQLTGESSQCGSCNVSISVTVQSPDELCSETFPSTCSYRCGVIKRDSFGRGLDDAVDESLDDVFSGCSGGIGKMYSVVVVNKENGDEVKAVVGKRRHAWIVGSGLEERFGEVVGRVSEVFVKVFMNGGREEGDSIRGEFMPVGSDGRLVLSFSLLNSNPRDWIYDWDFQRIDEALLAPVTKALAPIANISVESQVLYHTPKSSFSSWDEKLQSYIFRTSDLPFFVNSNEWHLDTSAGASGRSKILQFVVYIPSGKECPLHLQLPNEEISKTNGFISPMWGGVIVWNPRSCDKDSESPSTNTISPQDLEKIVEVFLGQFRQLFGFKSEATYTRELGSYKILPSERGFTKWELDVLSRKHTCFNLHSCATTLGSLSRLVQSLPRMIIKDEIGEQVKYSLKAAKLAQSNASLGGYSSSASSSREARSLAENAFFHPSIMSVSYFSYEHCFAVYSPFFLPVAGHVVLAALREWRRYKQEKAKYLTWLTRKQAA; encoded by the exons ATGGAAGAAACCTCCGATCATCCGAATCCGACTACAGACACTCCCGGAACCACGCCGGAGCCCGATCTGAAGACCATGCGTTCTTCAAAACCCGGGTTAAAGCGCCTCCTCATCACCACCACCGTGCTCTTCTCGTTCCTCTCAGGTCTGCCGTTTCTATGGAAGTCAGTCGAAATCTACAGATCTCAATTACCGTTCCACGACATCGACTCACTCTCCGATCAGGTAAAGTCGGCGCCTTTGCGGTTCCCATGTACTTTCCACGCCGTATTCGTTGGGTTCGGGTCCAACGATCCGGATCAATTGCGATCTGAGATACAAGACGGTGTAAATCAATTGACCGGTGAAAGTTCACAGTGTGGCTCTTGCAATGTGTCCATCTCCGTCACTGTTCAGAGCCCAGATGAGCTCTGCTCTGAAACCTTTCCTTCCACGTGCTCTTACCGCTGCGGAGTGATCAAAAGAGATTCTTTTGGTCGTGGGTTGGATGATGCGGTGGATGAGTCGTTGGATGACGTGTTCAGTGGCTGTTCTGGGGGTATTGGGAAGATGTATAGTGTTGTTGTGGTGAATAAAGAGAATGGAGATGAGGTGAAAGCTGTGGTGGGGAAGAGACGGCATGCGTGGATTGTTGGGAGTGGGTTGGAAGAGAGGTTTGGAGAGGTGGTGGGTAGAGTTTCTGAGGTTTTTGTGAAGGTGTTTATGAACGGTGGAAGAGAGGAGGGAGACTCTATTCGTGGGGAGTTTATGCCTGTGGGATCAGATGGGAGGCTTGTTCTTTCTTTTAGCCTTTTGAATTCCAATCCACGTGATTGGATCTATGATTG GGACTTTCAGAGGATAGACGAGGCATTGTTAGCTCCGGTGACTAAGGCTTTAGCACCTATAGCTAATATAAGTGTTGAAAGTCAG gttttgtatCATACACCGAAGTCTTCGTTTTCTTCTTGGGATGAAAAACTTCAGAGCTACATCTTCAGGACCAGTGATCTTCCCTTCTTT GTGAACTCGAACGAATGGCACTTGGATACTTCTGCTGGAGCTAGTGGACGGTCCAAAATACTGCAATTTGTTGT ATATATTCCATCTGGAAAAGAATGCCCTCTTCACTTGCAGTTGCCAAATGAGGAGATATCTAAAACAAATGGCTTCATATCTCCG ATGTGGGGCGGTGTGATTGTATGGAACCCGAGAAGTTGTGATAAGGACTCTGAAAGCCCAAGCACGAACACGATCTCGCCTCAG GATCTAGAGAAAATAGTTGAAGTTTTCTTGGGGCAATTCCGACAACTTTTTGGTTTTAAGTCGGAAGCGACTTACACCAGGGAATTGGGGAGTTACAAGATTTTACCTAGCGAAAGAGGCTTTACAAAGTG GGAATTGGATGTCTTGTCACGGAAACACACGTGTTTCAATCTCCACTCTTGCGCAACAACCCTCGGCTCTCTTTCTAGATTA GTTCAGTCACTCCCTAGGATGATAATCAAGGATGAAATTGGAGAACAA GTGAAATATTCTCTGAAAGCAGCAAAGTTGGCTCAATCCAATGCTTCTCTGGGAGGATACAGTTCTTCAGCCA GTTCCTCAAGAGAAGCAAGGTCCCTAGCTGAGAATGCCTTCTTCCATCCATCCATCATGTCCGTCAGCTACTTCTCTTACGAACATTGCTTTGCTGTGTACTCG CCGTTTTTCCTACCTGTTGCTGGACACGTTGTTCTTGCAGCACTACGGGAGTGGAGAAGATACAAACAAGAGAAGGCAAAGTACTTGACATGGCTAACTAGAAAGCAAGCGGCCTAG
- the LOC106410810 gene encoding uncharacterized protein LOC106410810 yields MRVILDSWCFCKGVSKSEKMKGSIFSGKAPAMARISVSGPNGTVTSGTGFLIHRNLLLTTHLNLPSVSATETAEVRLQNGVAAALFPHRFFITSSVIDLTIVGVDLVDGGDSNSQSQTQQQPHYLKTCSKPNLELGSVVYLLGYAAQNELKIGEGKLVVATDSLIKLSTDEMIWSPGSAGFDVQGNLAFMICDPRKLATSPASTSTSSSSSLKKDNNKTLMMQFGIPMPVICDWLNQHWEGSLDEHTSKPKLPLIRLMSSGQKSERSCASFTMRPVFKPTDSAADVGTPSSSNARDQTEGDKEEKEEETSRKLTTSTTHAQGIPTPEIYESPKLTSSPLRKDSGGGQVHLLDINFPPRVPKVPTYLPQLNYPPQSSNHMVEEAEIASEGSDAQIASTGSVNGALSEVISSSPPPEAAHYVYHHNHGYSSEEETTMYSAETAESRNYPTPPAKSCVGRSQSCVSSSGRWGTPQKSLSGRRAMLEKQRSFVHGNNKMHSQGGATSQRSNDYYSPTVSSIMKKRNNSSEKPVFKPVPRPRAASPSSQRWMF; encoded by the exons ATGAGAGTGATATTGGACTCTTGGTGCTTCTGCAAAGGAGTAAGCAAAAGCGAGAAGATGAAAGGTTCGATTTTCTCCGGCAAAGCTCCGGCGATGGCTCGAATCTCCGTCTCCGGACCAAACGGTACTGTTACTTCCGGAACAGGATTCCTCATTCATCGGAATCTACTCCTCACCACTCACCTTAATCTCCCTTCCGTCTCCGCCACCGAAACCGCCGAGGTCCGCCTCCAGAACGGCGTCGCCGCCGCTCTCTTCCCTCACAG gtttttcatcacaaGTTCGGTTATTGATCTGACCATAGTTGGAGTAGACCTTGTTGATGGTGGAGACTCAAACTCTCAGAGTCAAACCCAACAACAGCCACATTACCTGAAGACATGTTCTAAACCAAACCTGGAGTTAGGAAGTGTAGTGTACCTTTTAGGCTACGCTGCTCAGAACGAGCTCAAGATTGGTGAGGGGAAGCTAGTGGTAGCTACAGACAGTCTCATCAAACTATCTACTGATGAAATGATATGGAGTCCTGGATCAGCTGGGTTTGATGTTCAAGGGAATCTCGCATTCATGATCTGTGATCCGAGGAAGCTAGCTACATCACCAGCCTCAACTTCTacatcttcctcatcatcattGAAGAAAGATAACAACAAGACGCTGATGATGCAGTTTGGTATACCAATGCCTGTGATCTGTGACTGGCTGAATCAGCATTGGGAAGGTAGTTTGGATGAGCATACGAGTAAACCTAAGCTGCCTCTCATTAGGTTAATGTCTTCTGGTCAGAAGAGTGAGCGTTCTTGTGCTTCTTTCACCATGCGCCCTGTCTTCAAGCCAACTGACTCTGCTGCTGATGTGGGAACACCATCTTCATCTAACGCTAGAGATCAAACTGAGGGAGACAaggaggaaaaagaagaagaaacctcaAGAAAGTTAACTACTTCTACAACTCATGCACAAGGCATCCCAACCCCTGAGATATATGAATCGCCAAAGCTAACTTCAAGCCCTTTAAGAAAGGACTCTGGTGGTGGTCAAGTCCATCTTTTGGATATCAACTTCCCGCCACGTGTACCTAAAGTCCCAACCTATCTTCCTCAGCTCAACTATCCACCACAGAGTAGTAACCATATGGTGGAAGAGGCTGAGATAGCCTCCGAGGGATCAGACGCGCAGATTGCTTCAACAGGCTCAGTGAACGGCGCTCTCAGCGAGGTCATCTCAAGCTCACCACCACCAGAAGCAGCTCACTATGTATATCACCACAATCATGGATACAGCAGCGAGGAAGAGACAACAATGTACTCTGCAGAGACAGCCGAGAGCCGAAACTATCCAACACCTCCAGCGAAAAGCTGTGTTGGAAGGAGCCAAAGCTGTGTGAGCTCCTCCGGCAGATGGGGAACGCCTCAGAAGAGTTTGAGCGGTAGAAGAGCAATGCTGGAGAAGCAAAGAAGCTTTGTCCATGGGAATAATAAGATGCATTCACAAGGAGGAGCAACCTCTCAGAGGAGTAATGACTATTACAGCCCAACGGTGTCATCAATCATGAAGAAAAGGAATAATAGTTCGGAGAAACCGGTTTTCAAACCGGTGCCTAGACCTAGAGCTGCTAGCCCTTCTTCCCAGAGATGGATGTTCTGA
- the LOC106409674 gene encoding RPM1-interacting protein 4-like produces the protein MANRAHVPKFGDWNNQSQPFTAVFDNARTNKRADLYESLENSDIKTQAKPPPQQPAPIIPKPVRAPPPTETNKVRAPPADQLYGARGGLYGGYGGGGGSGNQRQPQAPPRPPQTQPKPNVRGGNNGRGGTTIPPFPGSVGSGDQNMSYTHIFDQVKEERRDARSNGGSVGNTPSRPINDQWSHESTAPGSFKFCCFSWGRKGSSY, from the exons ATGGCA AACCGTGCGCACGTTCCAAAGTTTGGGGACTGGAACAACCAATCTCAACCATTCACAGCCGTCTTCGACAACGCTAGGACGAACAAACGAGCTGACTTGTACGAGTCTCTAGAGAACTCTGACATCAAAACTCAAGCAAAACCTCCTCCACAACAACCTGCTCCTATAATTCCAAAACCGGTTAGAGCGCCACCACCAACCGAGACAAACAAAGTCAGAGCTCCTCCTGCCGATCAGCTCTACGGAGCTAGAGGCGGACTATACGGAGGTTATGGAGGTGGAGGCGGATCTGGAAACCAGCGGCAGCCTCAAGCTCCTCCTCGGCCACCACAGACACAGCCTAAACCAAATGTTAGAGGCGGCAACAACGGAAGG GGAGGGACGACGATTCCACCATTTCCAGGATCAGTGGGCTCAGGGGATCAGAACATGAGTTACACACACATTTTCGACCAAGTCAAGGAAGAGAGGCGAGATGCCAGATCCAACGGTGGATCAGTAGGTAATACTCCATCTCGCCCCATCAACGATCAATGGTCACATGAATCTACTGCTCCAGGCTCCTTCAAG TTTTGTTGCTTCTCATGGGGACGAAAGGGAAGCAGCTATTGA